From the genome of Pseudomonas mohnii:
TGCCATGGCCCAGGTGGTCGAGCGCTGCTGGCAGGGCGAAGTGTCCGGCCTGGTCGTGACGCGTTACGGTCACGGCGCGCCCTGCGAAAAAATCGAAGTGGTCGAAGCCGCGCACCCGGTACCGGATGCAGCCGGCCAGGCCGTGGCCAAACGGGTATTTGAACTGGTCAGCAACCTGACCGAAGCCGACCGGGTGATCTTCCTGCTCTCGGGCGGAGGGTCGGCCTTGCTCGCCCTGCCCGCCGCCGGCATCACCCTGGCCGACAAGCAGTCGATCAACAAAGCCCTGCTCAAATCCGGCGCGACCATCGGCGAGATGAACTGCGTGCGCAAGCACCTCTCGGCGATCAAGGGCGGTCGCCTGGGCAAGGCCTGCTGGCCCGCCACTGTCTATACCTACGCGATTTCCGATGTACCGGGCGACCTCGCCACGGTCATCGCTTCCGGCCCCACCGTGGCCGATCCGAGCACTTCGGCCGAGGCCCTGGCGATTCTCAAGCGCTACGCCATTGAAGTTCCGGCGTCCGTGCGCACTTGGCTGCAAAGCCCGGAATCGGAGACGGTCAAGCCCGGCGATCCAAGCCTGGCCCGCAGTCATTTCCAGTTGATCGCCCGCCCGCAACAATCGCTGGAGGCAGCGGCCGTGAAATGCCGCCAGGCCGGCTTCAGCCCGTTGATCCTCGGCGACCTGGAAGGCGAATCCCGCGAGGTGGCCAAAGTCCACGCCGGCATCGCCCGCCAAGTGGTCCTGCACGGCCAGCCATTGCCGGCGCCGTGCGTGATTCTCTCGGGTGGCGAAACCACCGTGACCGTGCGTGGCAATGGCCGGGGCGGACGCAACGCCGAATTCCTGCTCAGCCTGACCGACAGCCTCAAGGGCCTGCCCGGTGTCTACGCGCTGGCCGGTGACACCGATGGCATCGACGGTTCCGAAGACAACGCCGGCGCGATCATGACCCCGGACAGTTACGAGCGTGCCACTGCCCTGGGCTTGAGCGCCAGCGACGAGTTGGACAACAACAATGGTTACGGCTACTTCGAGGCGCTGGACGCACTGATCGTCACCGAGCCGACCCGCACCAACGTCAACGACTTCCGCGCCATTCTGATTCTCGAGAGCCCAAAACCATGACGCCTGATAAAAAGGTCAAAATCCTCGCCACCCTCGGCCCTGCCACTGACGGAATCG
Proteins encoded in this window:
- a CDS encoding glycerate kinase type-2 family protein; this translates as MSVDPQQFLRELFATAIDAAHPQQVLEAHLPKDRSGRVIVIGAGKAAAAMAQVVERCWQGEVSGLVVTRYGHGAPCEKIEVVEAAHPVPDAAGQAVAKRVFELVSNLTEADRVIFLLSGGGSALLALPAAGITLADKQSINKALLKSGATIGEMNCVRKHLSAIKGGRLGKACWPATVYTYAISDVPGDLATVIASGPTVADPSTSAEALAILKRYAIEVPASVRTWLQSPESETVKPGDPSLARSHFQLIARPQQSLEAAAVKCRQAGFSPLILGDLEGESREVAKVHAGIARQVVLHGQPLPAPCVILSGGETTVTVRGNGRGGRNAEFLLSLTDSLKGLPGVYALAGDTDGIDGSEDNAGAIMTPDSYERATALGLSASDELDNNNGYGYFEALDALIVTEPTRTNVNDFRAILILESPKP